A genome region from Apus apus isolate bApuApu2 chromosome 2, bApuApu2.pri.cur, whole genome shotgun sequence includes the following:
- the SLC9A3 gene encoding sodium/hydrogen exchanger 3: protein MRQVSGVGFLLGVMCLPAALGQRSSGSPLNNSQPESFAIVSFKWDHVKDPYIITLWILVASLAKIVFHLSHKVTRVVPESALLIVLGLFLGGIVWAADHIASFTLTPIIFFFYLLPPIVLDAGYFMPNRLFFGNLGSILLYAVIGTVWNAATTGLSLYGVYQTGIMGHLNIGLLDFLLFGSLIAAVDPVAVLAVFEEVHVNEVLFIIVFGESLLNDAVTVVLYNVFESFVKIGQENVTGIECVKGIVSFFVVSLGGTLVGIFFAFLLSLVSRFTKHVRIIEPGFVFIISYLSYLTAEMLSLSPILAITFCGICCQKYVKANISEQSSTTVRYTMKMMASGAETIIFMFLGISAVNPNIWTWNTAFILLTLVFISVYRVIGVVLQTWILNHYRMVQLEIIDQVVMSYGGLRGAVAFALVVLLDEKKVEEKNLFVSTTIIVVFFTVIFQGLTIKPLVQWLKVKKTEHREPKLNEKLHGRAFDHILSAVEDISGQIGHNYLRDKWSNFDRKFLSKVLMRRSAQKSRDQILNVFHELNLKDAISYVAEGERRGSLAFIRSPSTDNMVNVDFSTPRPSTVETSVSYLLREKAGPVCLDMQALEQRRKSIRDTEDTVAHHTLQQYLYKPRQEHKHLYSRHEIMHNEDEKQDKEIFHRTMRKRLESFKSTKLGINHSKKLNKIHKRDRGQKRRNSSVIPNGKIPSENQVQDFTLKEKDLEFSESEENNDYETLHRGKGADFLANVTKQNFTDNPTGIDNPVFSADDDQSIYMKFSPWLSGEDTVVPSQRARVQIPYSPNNFRRLTPFRLSNKSIDSFLLADDPEDQPRSFLPESTHM from the exons TTTTCCACTTGTCCCACAAAGTCACTCGGGTGGTTCCAGAGAGCGCTCTACTGATTGTTCTTGGTCTTTTCCTTGGTGGCATTGTATGGGCAGCAGATCATATTGCCTCCTTCACTCTTACACCaatcatatttttcttctatctgCTACCACCCATTGTATTGGATGCTGGATATTTCATGCCAAATAGATTGTTCTTTGGAAATCTTGGTTCCATTCTTTTGTATGCTGTCATTGGCACAGTCTGGAATGCTGCCACAACCGGTTTATCTCTCTATGGTGTCTATCAGACAGGAATAATGG GCCACCTAAACATTGGACTGCTGGACTTCCTCCTGTTTGGCAGCTTAATTGCTGCTGTGGATCCTGTAGCGGTTCTTGCAGTGTTTGAAGAAGTCCATGTCAATGAAGTTCTGTTCATCATTGTTTTTGGAGAATCACTTCTGAATGATGCTGTAACTGTG GTGCTGTACAATGTGTTTGAATCTTTTGTTAAAATAGGTCAAGAGAATGTGACGGGGATTGAATGTGTCAAAGGCATAG tgtcatTCTTTGTGGTTAGCCTGGGTGGGACACTGGTTggcattttctttgccttcctgcTCTCATTGGTCAGTCGTTTCACCAAGCACGTGAGAATCATTGAACCTGGATTTGTGTTTATCATCTCCTATCTGTCCTACCTCACAGCCGAGatgctctctctttctcctaTCCTTGC gataACTTTCTGTGGCATCTGCTGTCAGAAATATGTCAAGGCTAACATATCCGAACAATCTTCTACAACTGTAAGATACACCATGAAGATGATGGCCAGTGGTGCAGAAACTATTATCTTCATGTTCCTGGGAATTTCAGCTGTAAATCCAAACATCTGGACTTGGAATACGGCATTTATTCTATTGACTCTGGTTTTCATCTCAGTATACAGAGTTATTG GTGTAGTTTTACAGACATGGATTCTTAACCACTACAGAATGGTCCAGTTGGAGATAATAGACCAGGTGGTGATGTCATATGGTGGACTACGTGGAGCGGTTGCTTTTGCTCTGGTTGTACTTCTGGATGAGAaaaaagtggaagagaaaaaccTGTTTGTCAGCACAACTAtcattgttgtgttttttactgttatttttcag GGACTGACTATCAAGCCTTTGGTACAGTGGCTGAAAGTGaagaaaactgaacacagagaGCCAAAACTGAATGAGAAACTTCATGGCAGA GCCTTTGATCACATTCTTTCTGCTGTAGAAGACATTTCTGGACAAATAGGACATAACTATCTGAGAGACAA GTGGTCCAATTTTGATAGGAAATTCCTCAGTAAAGTACTGATGAGAAGATCTGCTCAAAAATCAAGAGACCAGATCCTTAATGTTTTCCATGAACTCAACTTGAAGGATGCAATCAGCTATGTAGCTGAG GGAGAACGTAGAGGTTCCTTAGCATTTATACGTTCTCCAAGTACAGACAACATGGTAAATGTGGATTTCAGCACCCCACGCCCAAGTACTGTGGAAACATCTGTCTCTTATTTACT gagagaaaaagctgGACCAGTTTGCCTTGACATGCAAGCTTtagagcagaggaggaaaagtatCCGGGACACAGAAGACACAGTTGCTCATCACACCCTACAACAGTACCTGTATAAACCCAGGCAGGAG CACAAACATCTATACAGTCGACATGAGATCATGCACAATGAAGATGAGAAACAAGACAAGGAGATTTTCCACAGGACAATGAGGAAGCGCTTAGAATCTTTCAAGAGTACCAAACTAGGAATAAACCATTCCAAGAAACTCAATAAAATCCACAAGCGAGACCGGGGCCAAAAAAGG cgAAACAGCAGTGTCAtaccaaatggaaaaataccttCAGAGAATCAAGTACAAGACTTTACTTTGaaggaaaaag ATTTGGAGTTTTCtgaatcagaagaaaacaatgatTATGAAACTTTGCATCGAGGCAAAGGAGCTGATTTCCTGGCTAATGTGACAAAGCAAAATTTCACAGATAATCCTACCg gAATTGATAACCCAGTATTTTCAGCTGATGATGATCAGAGCATCTACATGAAGTTCTCACCATGGTTATCTGGTGAAGATACTGTGGTACCATCCCAAAGGGCTCGAGTGCAGATCCCATATTCTCCAAACAACTTCAGAAGGCTCACTCCATTCCGGCTCAGCAATAAATCAATAGATTCCTTCCTGCTAGCTGATGACCCAGAGGACCAACCCAGATCTTTTCTCCCAGAATCAACAcatatgtaa